The genomic interval CcttaatacttttgcaaggtAGACATATTGAAAAATGTTGCTATCctggcaaaacatttcactgaaaTAACTTTCTGTCCAATCAGCAAACATATGATCTAACACCGTCTCAAAATGCAGTCTTGATAACTTTGGTTGTAATTTTCACCAACCACGATGTTAACACTTGCTGATCTATACAGCCTGATATTACagccaaataaaatataattgctTTTTCCCATATTAAGAGAGTACAACTGACAGTTACCGATCCGCCAGTTCTGAGCTGCCTCTCTGCTTTCATCTCATCCCATCTCATCCTATGAGAGAATGAAATCACTGAATTGTCTGCATAGAGAGAAATTGATTTACGAGTGATGGACTAAATAACGGAAGCACCTAAACATATATTAATACCAAATAAGTAAGGCCACAAGTCCTGAATTGTGTGTAGTGGCATAACCTTCAAGAAGAAAAGCCTCCAATTCCTTTGAAGGACAAaggaattataattttttttatttacataaaaataacaacatgCTGATAAGCATAGacatacactcacttaaaggattattaggaacaccatactaatattgtgtttgaccccctttcgccttcagaactgccttatacgtggcattgattgaacaaggtgctgaaagcattctttagaaatgttggcccattttgataggatagtatcttgcagttgatggagatttgtgggatgcacatccagggcatgaagatcccgttccaccacatcccaaagatgctctattgggttgagatctggtgactgtgggggcttgtaaaaaaactgtaaaaaaccttggcgttacccttgaccctgacctctcctttgaagaacatataaaatatgtctcaagagttgcttattttcatcttcgaaacattgcaaaaattagaattgaacacattactcctgtcctggcatccttacattggctgcctgttagggttagggctgattttaaggttttactcttaacctataaatcaatacatggacttgctcctacttaccttgctgaaatgatccagctatacatacctacacgtaaccttagatcgcaaaatgcaggccttttaattgtacctacaaTTTCTAaccaaacagctggcggcagggccttttctcatagagctccactcctgtggaatgatctgccaattaaggttagaaatgcaaactcagtgcaaactttcaagtgtctactaaaaactaatctctacagcacggtttataagtaggtgtagcctggcccggggcgtgaaggtgaccagtaggcttgatactgtccacccttgctgtcttgccaggtgggctctcgtcgccactgggatgccctccctccaatgcctttcgggggaagagtcactggcttgttgttgactctctgttgcgcacttgtgcaattgggctgtatgctgctagcaatactcggccctcattcaggggggttgcggttggtgggtgtccctttggttgatgcctggcaatgtgggtggattgatttcttgcctgtttggccctgtccggggcctccccccgggtagggccacagtgtcaccggacccccccgtctcagttccaaggtgttacgctgctatattattgtgctgggggatatgaggaatgcactactaacctttctcagtctcctccaattttaaattttaggaggagataaggtcttggtccacacctgcgaaagacctggtttgggggcccgttgctgtccctgtccttgtccacctggtcatacttctgacctagtctaaaatcaaataaactctggatttagcccagagaaatgtatttagtattccaattggactcttaatatctcacccagcacagccagaagaggactggtcacccctctgagcctggatcctctctaggtttcttcctaaaattcgaccttcttagggagtttttcctagccactgaaattcaacgctactgttgtttgctccttggggtttaaggctgggtgtctctgtaaagcactttgtgacaactgctgttgtaaaaagggctttataaatacatttgattgattgattgattgtgcgCTATTTGAGTGCTACCTCCATTTTGATAGAGTAACGCAATACATATACTTTGACTGCCTCCCTGCATTTGTCTCCTTTTTTGCATACACACCATGCAATCACAGATGTTGACTTCTGAACTGCGCACAAGTAGGGAGCCCAAGCAGGGATGGCACAAACAAGGAGCCCAGCCAACATTGTGTGGCAATAGTCCAGACATTGCAAACTGCAAACttccatttgtggatgcagcgacgtactgtgttcacagacaatggttttcagatgtGTTCCGGAGCTCGTGAAGTGATGTCCACAACAGaatgttgtctgtttttaatgcagcacTGCCTGAGGGTCATCTGATattgtttttggccttgtcccttgcatacaaagATTTCTCAGAATCCTCAGAATCTTTGAATTATATTAAGTACCATAGATTAGGAGATACCCAAACTCTTGGCAATTTTACGCTGAGAAACATTCTTTAATTTTTtccaattttttatttcagtgcagtctttcactgagtgttgaacccctccccatctttacctctgaaagactcatcctctctgggatgctctttttatacccaatcgtGTCAATGTCTTGTTGCCAGtcaacctaattagttgtgagatgttccacaagGTTCTTTATTACGTTCTGTATTACACAACTattccagtcttctgttgccCCTGCCCCAGCATTTTTTaaacctgttgctggcatcaaattcaaagtggccattTCAGGCCCTGGGTAGGGGCCTCTAGCCATCTCAAAGCTTGagttttggttgtccccaattagaggcaactgCACTGCATTGCAACTAATTGGGAAacctatttaaatgtttttttccagatattttgtatttttattttatattttgagttACTATTCTGTTATCACAATCAGAAGCCAGTACACCTACCACAGGATCTTCTTCACAAGCTTATATATCACTCCACATGTTTTGTtgctggtgggggggggggcttggccATATCATAGGATGGTTAAATGATTATGTGTTTTAGCCCAAAGCCCTCGCCTTTGCCACTTTCCTACTGAGGGAGTCCTCATTGAAACCAGATGCCATCTTAGGTGACGGTCCAGAATGAGTCAACTACTTTGCTCACTTGCTGGGTTAATATTGCCCACAATTCAATGCTTAAAATCCCATGTTTAACACTATGATTGACTTTAATCAGTTCTGAAAGCCTGTGATAATTCCTTGCTTGATCAGCAACATGACCTTTTGGACTTTGGAGTAATCTTgtcaggtagtcctgaggcatGGTGTTAGGGATAATGTCCATCTAAGATCCGATTAGAGTGAGCATACAAGATCCAACAAGATACCAAATAAGACAGTATGAATTAGACTAGACAGGATGATTGACACTAGACCCCCAGTACGAAGACATTTGCAGTGTAGATATTGAGACGGGGTCAGTGGACATTGTTCCATCCTAAGACACCCCAAGAAAGGCCAATGATGCAGGAAACAGTGCactacattgtgtaattattaGAAATCACAATATTTCCTGCTTCACTGGACTTAATGTGCATCAATAACTCAAAGTAACAAGGGCAAAAAATAACTCAAAGTAACAAGGGCAATGTAGTGTAAAGTTGCAGTGTTAATGGATGTTCTGGCCCTGTTTGTTTCAGGTGTGGCTGAGATTCTGTTGATCCACAAGAGAGTGGGGGAATCTGTGGAGCTGCCTGGTCACTCAGAGGAGTTTGGTGTAACATTAGCGGCATGGACATATCAAGGAAAGGAAATTGCAGAACACAAGCAAAATGTTACATATCCACTTGTATCCCAGTTTGAGGGGAGACTAGAGATGAACCCCAAAAACTTCAGTTTAACAGTCAGAGATCTGACACTGCAAGACTCAGGGGTTTTTATACTTACTAGCGATGGGGCCAAAGGTCAGATTCCATCTAAGAGCATTACTCTGAAGGTCCATGGTAGGTGATCAACATGTTTGAATCCTATATTCATTAAATtccaatgtactgtatgtcaatgACTGATTATCTGTTTACTTATTTAACTACCCTTGCATAATATGTTGATTTGCTGTTGCATTTTAAGTTTCATCCTCTCATCATTCTTAccgatcagccaaaacattatgaccactgacaggtaaataatgtgaataacactgataatcatgTTATCACTGCACCTGTCAGGGGATGGGATGTataaggcagcaagtgaacattctgtcctcaaagttgaaaGCAGAAAAAATGGGGAAAAAAGCAGAAAAAATTGGCAAGCATAGGGATCTGAACAACTTTGACAACGGCTAAATTgggatggctagacgactgggtcagagcacctccaaaactgcagcccttgtggggtgttcccggtctacagtggtcagtaccGGTCGAAAGtgttccaaggaaggaaaagcagttaaccggcgacagggtcatgagcGGTCAAGGCTcaatgatgcacgtggggagcgaaggctggcccgtgtggccCAATCCAACAgattagctactgtagctcaaattgctgaaaatgttattgcTGGTACTGATTGAAAATTGTCAGAACACAGAGTGCATCGCAGTTtattgcgtatggggctgcgtagctgcagacctgTCAGGGTGCTCATACTGACCCCTGTGACCACaaccgaaagtgcctacaatggacaCCTGAGCATCAGAaatggaccacggagcaatggaaggtattccctgatggctttggcctctttcagcagaaaagatttaggaatggtttgaggaacacaacaactagttcaaggtgttgacttggcctccaaattccccagatctccatTCAAccaagcatctttgggatgtgctggacaaacaagtccgatccatggaggctccacctcgcaacgtacaggacttaaaggatctgccgCTAGCGTCTTGgcgccagataccacagcacaccttcagaggtctagtggagtccatgcctcgacgggtcagggatgttttggcagcaaaagggggacctaagCAGGTGgtcaatattaggcaggtggtcataatgttatggctaatcgaTGTATGTTTGCGTACATGTTTGTTCACTCAAAATCAGTTATGCACAGTGACACAATAACatacacattctcacacacccATAGAAGAAGAAGAATTTACATACTTGTCCCTCAGAGCTCTGCGGGTGCTTATGGACGGTTTCCGAATGCACTGTAGATAAAAGTAGCAGAAAAGAAGTAGCTGccatcagggctgttttggcggcacaagggggacctacacaatataaggcaggtggttataatgttatggctgaacagtgtaattcatttagaagtGTCATCCTATCTTGTGTCAGAGCCTGTCTCCAACTTGGTGATCTATAAGAAAATCCAGCAATTGGCTAATCGCTCCTGTTCAGTTCAGATGATGTGCAATGCATCTAGCAGCTCCAACCTCAACTATATCTGGAAGAGAGGAAATGAGATGTACAGGGGCGACCAGCAGATGCAGTTCATTCTCTCACCAGGAGAGGGAGATCACAATTTAATATGCAACGCCTCCAACATAGTCAGTGAGCAATCTGCCTCTACAACTGTGAGCTGTAGTAATGAAACAAATCCAACAGGTAACAGGCTGCATACATTTGTgttgttaaaataatatatgaTGTCCCATTTCACAACATTTGGTAAGATGTATAAGAGCTTATTACACTGGACAGTCTACAATCCCAATTATTAACCATCTTACAGAGACGTTGTGGTACATTGGAGTTGGAATTCCAGTAGGTGGGGCTGTGGCAGGGATCCTCATTGTTGCAGTGGTAATGATCCTCACTGAAGGTGTGGTTGTATACAAACGCAAAGGTAATAACACAGGTAAGTAAATCATGGGCCTCTCATCATTGATTAGAAATACTTTCTTTGTATAAAAAGATGGGAAATATTCTTGGATGCTTAAGATATTGTTTAgacaaaattaaacaatatgGCCTAAGGGATTTTACTGAAAATTagtaaaagacaaaataaacgAGTTAACTGCTGGATGAATATGTTTTGGTGATAACTTGTTTAACCTTTTTCTGATTGAATTATGTTTTTCCTTGTTGAACACAGATGATCAAATGGAAATTACAGTCTATACAGATGTGGGTGACATTGCAAAAATGAAAGATGTAGGtattttacagtgtgtgtgttgagattATCATGTATATCTGAATGTGTAAATACGTGGATAATACACTGTTTATATTGTATCAGTTAAATATTTTGGCCCAGAAAGAAGTAGCATTGGTTTGaatgtctcttttattttgcatCCTTGCTTGGTGTTTATGTCTGAGTTGTAGAATGTATTTCTGTCTTTACTGCAGACCAGATCAAACAGTGATGTAAACCCAATGTCTATATATGAGACAGTTGATGACCAAAATATCCCAAGACTAAATCCGGTGAGAATGAGACATGAATGCTCTGCTGGTCCCTGAACAAAATAGTAGCATTTCTGATTATATGTTATCATGTTATAGTATAAAGTACTATAAACTTACAACAGTGTTGTATTTGTGAATGGAACAACAGTTATAGCTACTTTATAATTTGTCCACATTTTACTGAAATGGTTTCTTCTTGGTTTTCTGTCCTATTAAGCAACAGACTGTTTGACCGAATCACATTTGAACGTCCAGATCCTCATTCTTCCTAACTGTGAGATGAACAGGATGTCATCTAAGACGCACATTCTTCCTATCAAACAGTACTGTGAACTGAAGAGAAAGTAATCTGAGATGTGGTCATTGATTTATCATTAAAATAGAATCCTCTGCATTGTCGGCATCCTGCATAataatgtaggcctacattCTGTAGATAGGGTTGAGCGAGTACTCGGGTGAAACAAGTATCCGGTACATTGTTCAAGCTCAATTTGATAATCTGCTAAACAAGATAATTAAAGTGGCTATAGTAGCCTACCTAACCaagtcaaaaacacatttagtaGATAGCTAACTATTGTTGTTAGCTAGCATTGTATCAAACTACTGTACAGTGTGAAGCATTCTGCTCTAACTTAGCTGAATCACCAGCACCTGTTTTCCACAATTATACTAGGCTATCTCATTCAACTGTGCAGATATAAGTAGAAATCCTGCTCCTAGCATCATTTTTGGAGTTGATGTCCGGGTAGCAGTAGGCCGTATGCAGTTTGGTCGTATAGAGCAGGTTCTCTAAAGCAGGGCTATTTAATTCAGGTTCTAGAGGGccgaaacatttctggctttaTCCTTTACTTACTATATGGAACTGATTCAGATCTGAGATTTCAGATGAAGGCAATCAGCTAGCAGGTAGAACCataaaccagaagtgtttcggcCATCCAGGACCAGATTTGAATAGCCCTGCTCTAGAgactgaaaacattattttatcctCCCTGCTTCCATCTGTATACCTTACAAAAGCACATATGCGTCAAATACGGAAAAATATGTAACGCTTGATGTTTTCAGATACGTCAACATTTTGAGTATGTTATTTTCTGTCAGAAGACCTGTACATACTTTTTGGTACTTGATGCACATGGAACCAGGGAGGAGATAATTTTTGCTGTCTATAAAACATGCTCTATACGACTAAAGTAGGGCCTTCCTACCAGAGCATCAACAAATTTTTGCTGCCGTTTAATAGCGGATTAGCTGCCGTGTGACTATTCTCACCCGGGTGCAAATAGACACTCCATTATTGGCTTTAGCAGATTATAAAATTCTGCTTGAACGATGTAGATTTGACTGTAAATAATGCAACGTTTGATAAACATGCAATTTTTTGTATTAGTTGGCTCGTTGCCATGTACTATTTTCATTGGGAACTTGAATTTCCGTCGTACCACTGCAAAACCACAAACAAGTAGAAAATATTGAAAGCATGCGTTACACCAAACACACCGCAATGCAACATTGTATCAGAAATGTACCTTTTCAGATTGTTTCATTGACAATGAATGACTTCCGGCGCAACGCAATAAGTTTGTGTATCTGGTGAACATCAGGCATACCCTAAACATTCACTCACTGCATGCAAGtccattaatatatttttgaaattattttaaatgacaaagaGAAGCGTGTGTCTATAGAGACAACTATTAcagttattaattattttaaaatgaaaggtAAATGagattattttgaaaatacaatCTTCATATTATACAAGAACCATAATATAAtagtataatatatttattgcaTAATGGATGGATCCAATCGGCCCATTCAGTGAAcactagtagagcccagagtccaaataAACATGGAGAAGATGCATTTAGCACTGATGCtttacaaaactggaataaactaccagaagatcttagacgttgtataaatttttaaatccaggttaaaaacacttctcttttcacgtgcctatgactgagcacttaaacttaaccacactgtttagctttccacttttaatcattagccttatagcttcccacttttaatctttatatgttttcttattgtattttttattattatgttgtattaatttgctttgatgttttcatttgaatgtttatttttatgttattgtactttcatatatttttctttgtagagcacattgaattgctatatacactcacctaaagggttattaggaacaccatactaat from Esox lucius isolate fEsoLuc1 chromosome 24, fEsoLuc1.pri, whole genome shotgun sequence carries:
- the LOC105009346 gene encoding natural killer cell receptor 2B4-like isoform X5; protein product: MDHISLCVLFLLNTLIHCCLHSQGSPSNRIFWPIHPQSTNQDPQQDQGSTQVQSPDAGYTGVAEILLIHKRVGESVELPGHSEEFGVTLAAWTYQGKEIAEHKQNVTYPLVSQFEGRLEMNPKNFSLTVRDLTLQDSGVFILTSDGAKGQIPSKSITLKVHEPVSNLVIYKKIQQLANRSCSVQMMCNASSSSNLNYIWKRGNEMYRGDQQMQFILSPGEGDHNLICNASNIVSEQSASTTVSCSNETNPTETLWYIGVGIPVGGAVAGILIVAVVMILTEGVVVYKRKGNNTDDQMEITVYTDVGDIAKMKDTRSNSDVNPMSIYETVDDQNIPRLNPQQTV